Genomic DNA from Brassica rapa cultivar Chiifu-401-42 chromosome A04, CAAS_Brap_v3.01, whole genome shotgun sequence:
aaaaaatattaaaaagaaacaaggaTATATGGCAAATTATATGGGCTTTTGGGTGTATCCACACCAATTTCTCAAAAAACTAACAATCTGTATATTTTTCTTCAAGGTTTTTTGCAGAAATAAcctaaaatttgaaatcaaatGCAAATATTACATACTTTCtaatttgaaattttcattTGTCATATCTACTCAAGAAATTCAAATTATTCacgaaaataaatttaatttgttttttctgaaaattattgttttactCAATTATTCTTTATCAAGTATTTATAATattgtcattgtcatcaatacaccTACTACTATGAATAACCAATTTAAAGTttcaataataaataaaaaccataCGAGGTCAAATTTATAGCCTTTTAGAATCGAACATATATAAACACAAAGGAAGATGACAACCATGAAATAAACACatacaaaaacaagataaaGCAGTGACAAAAACATGAGACAAAAATGAGAGGTTGATATAAGCTTGGTTTTTTCGAGTTCAAAGAGATTGGATAGTGGTTGAagaattttagagtaaaaaacattaaatttttgttacagccaattgagaggaaaaaaaatatatgtaaattttctttatataatgaGACAAATATTCCAATTAGGTTAGCTATTTTCGGTTCAGAAATCTTCTAACATAAAATGTAATATAATTCCTAAATTTACTAGCCGTTCAAGTCCTCTAATGCATTATATGTTAGAAGACTTCTTAAGAAATCTTAGAAACCCTAAAACCAAATAACTAATTAAATAGCAACAAACGATTCATTATACATAAAGTTAACTTataaagtgtttaatatatacaacactaaacaaaaattatgtcaaatatatttctttaatttttttttaaagattctaaAATCTAACCTTGAAAATACAAACAACTAGGCATTttcctgcaccatgtgcagaaataaagttttaaaattattttataaataaatatatgttaattttttggtttttctatTTGCGTAGAATATTTTAATTCTAtgtaaaaattaagataaaataaatatttttatttacatttatatttaataatatatatatatatatatcttggaaatatttttatttatttattttggttaatatatattagataaaattctataaaattaagaaaaagttttgttatgcataaataacaaaacataaaattaaataatatttctaaaatttgtaaatattaaaaagaaataatcaTAATAtgattagaaaaatatttttttttgaaaatgcataaatgtttaagatttgttttagtaatgaaaaatattaaatcatttaaataaaaataaataatattttcgaaaattattatatattactatatttttaactttattagCCCTGTTCGGAAACAGATCGCTGACACAGCGATCAAGAGTACAAAATAAGCTTTAATTTTAAGTAATTTGAggcttaaatagttaaatatcTGGAGAGACGCAGGACACCCGCGTCTGATTACGGAAGCTATTCCGGTGATCGCTGTATTTTTCAGCGGTAGCAACATCATCGAAAATACACGAGGATTTAATCGCAGCGTCATCTTTTCAAATTTCCGCTTTTTTATTTGCCGTCCTGAGCGTTAAATTTTTAGTAACTTATCGCTGCGTCTGCAACACCTTCCCGAACAGGGCTATTGTTTATTGTTATAATAATGATGATTTATAAGTTATTATCTTATTCtaaaaatttaccaaaattataaaacaacatCAAATATAAATGTCCATGTCATAATTAGTCCAAGCCTATCATCTATATTAGTATGTCATGTCATCATTTTGCTTTCAAAATTAATGTGGTGATGACATTTGTCAAAATCACTTggcaaataatatataggggatactacaacatatgttatcAAACCTTAAACGAAATACATTCATAACTTACAATCTATATTCACTCATCTACGTTGAAAACAAttgaatattaataaatataaatttacatcatttaaaattgtttatagttacaagatttaaatttattttccataagaatacttttataaattttagaattattttttaaattaaatacatagaAGACTTCAATAACCCAAGAAGACTTTACAAGGTAATAATCATAAAAGTGATTAaagattttttgtttggttataaaGAGATAGTTCTAATTTCAATAATCTTTTGGATTACTTTTTCATTTGGTTGAATTTGTGGTATATTTTGCATTTAGAATCAAATTTCTGATCATATTTTTGTCAAATCCTTTtcttttaaacataaaaaaagaaagaatagaAGTATACAAACTAACAATCTGTATACTTTTGAAGTATACAAATCCTTTTCTTTTTCGAGCATTTCCATCTTAAAGAGATTTATCTAGTCGTGTAACACATTTTTCCAAAAACTAACAATCTGTATACGTTTGACTTTATCCAAGTTCCAAATTTCGGTTAGttgatatttacaaaaaaacttTGGGAAAATTGTTGCGCATTTCCTCTTGATATGAAACTACAAAACATAGTGGTCATTTTCGTTCGGATGGTATAGGAGTTACACTTTCGAAAGGATTAAAATGCCGTATCTTGATATTGATTACGTATTCCGAGTCATCTTTACCGTTGAAAATTTCACAACATTGTCTACGTGGTGCCTGTAAACCACCatcaaattaaaaagaatagtatTACTAGTGGGTGCATAATGGTCAGAGCTCGTATGGGTTACTGCCAAGATCTTGTTGAGGGATCAGAGAGTTAGCATCGGTTCTTGAGTTGTTGTCACGGGTAATTCCGGTTTAGCTTGGTTAAATTAAACACAAGTTAATTGGGAGTCAAATCTAATTGCGTCTGTTTTCCCAAAGATGATCATGAAAAACCGATATTGTTGTAATCGAAAGACAGTTCAGTTCTAAagcttttattttagtttttcattttaaataaaagaggTCGAGTTCTAAAAGCTTGACGTAATAGTCAAGTAAAATGACAAATGCATTCGGTCGCCAAAGCCTACGGTTTACTTCTTACAAACTGTTGTTCGTCTCTAAAGATGGCAAAACCAGAGGTTGGAAACCATGTCGAAGAGCAGCTTCCCAAACTCCGTGAGGACTAACCATTGGAACGTCAAGACCACACTCGTGTTCCTCCCATCCTTCAAGGGCATGCACTATTCCACCAACTCTCCAAGCACTCATCATTCTCCTCCCCAGCCAATTctatatttatacaaatatgTGTTATATATCATAATTAGTTATAATATAGTTTTACTGAAGTTAAAAGAATGTATATACCTCACAAGAATCTATGTTTTGGGCAGAGTCCGGGATGATCATAGCCGGAGTGGTATGGTAAAAGCAGTCTTTACGAAGTTGGGTAGGAGGAAACTGAGAGAAAGGAAGAAAGCGAGTTCCTTTTGCTGCCATCTTCTGCTCTTCTTTGCTTATCCCATCTCCCACCAACCATATCTAtacatcatatatatgttacatagttttttaatgaaatattacttgttagatttaaaaaaataaaatggttgttattatgttttaatgccATTTGAATTTTACAAAAACCATTGGGGAGTAATTGGTTGTTAGGACCAGATTCTCTTTACAATGCCCGCTAAGGAATCTGGCTAGCATGCAATGCTCTTCCTCACGTAGCACCATCACCTATAtatagaaataatattaaggtgacaaaaatctaaaatatgaaCTAACTATTATTGTCAAAAGGTAGAATacattatgaatattttttttttgtaatccgAAAGCAAAATGCTAAATTAGTTTGACTTAAAGTAGGCCATGTGACATTGCATACACGTAAAAAAATAAGCTATCGAGGGACTTGATTAGATAGATAATACCGTAATGGCATAACttttattaaaatacttattttgactatataaatacatgttttGCATGTTCAAGTTGCAATATTGTAATACGTTCGATCATATTCTTACACGCAAAGTAACATTTACATGAATATTTATAACTATTGAAAGCTAGTGAAAAACATATACACAAAAAACTCTACAAactaataatgttgggactatgataatttattaatttatagaattattaatttaaagaaaatttccattttaagatttatattttttgaaatattttttattaaaaagaaggatagaatattttatttcataatagtatatattagttAAAACTTTATAGATTTAAATTTCATCTTTTTATGAGATTATTTGATACATTTTCCGTATGTTAAATACATATGGAAGTATACAAATGAGTTTTATAAGTAacaccaaaatattaaaatgaaaaatagaaatTAGAGATATAATTCATTTTGAAGATTAAAAAACaatagatattttttatttatgtatatatgaaattaatatatatcataattattaatttatgattttaacgggaccatatatttagttaggaattttctaaatattattatcttattattttatcgaattatgttatattttacaTCGGCCTAATTTGGAACTGGaaaaatttattagtttaccgtaattattaatttatggacCATTAGTTTATAGAGTTTGTAGTGTAATTTAAATGTGTAAATAGGTACCTTGATGCCATTTAGGCAAAGAGAAGTGACAATAGCACGAGCAACTTTTGTGATTTGGCCTCGAAATAGAACTTCTCTTGTGCCAACAGGAATACTATGAACCACCACCTGAGCTGCAAGGCTGCTTCCGTCTACTATCCTTATCTTTAGCTTTGGATGCTTCCTTGCGTACATTTCTCCGTACCCATTTAACTCTTCTTCCTAACCatattatagtattatttaCGGTTTATGTATAGAGAGTTAGAGACTATCCATCGTTATAAATGCTAAAGCTAAAAATAACCAATTAATGTATTAATTACATGCCTGGTTCAATAGCCCCAAACTCATTACTCTCACACCCTTCTTCTCCGCTTCAAGGATAGCCGTCTCTATCGTTTTATTGATAGATTTTTTCTGCTTCAGCGACTTGTACTGTTgattaacaaacaaaattaattacaaaacgTAAATGATTTAATATAATGTAGAGACTAGCTAGAGAAGGGAGCGTAGATTCAAACATGAGAAGAGAACTTGGGAACGAGATGGGAGTGAAGAGTGAGATCACGGAAGCGATTTCTCTCGAAGGCaaagcttctaaatgagaggAAAGTTAGTATGAATGAGAGCATCAGAGTGCACGGTCTCATGAGTAATAGGTAACACCGAGAAGATAAGGGGTGCGAGGAGAGGGAAGCAGAGCCAAGTCGGAGATGGTAAATAGAGTCGAGTGATGTTAGATGTGTGAGATAAATTGCGTCcggcttctcttcttcttgctcCAACGATGTTTCATACAATGAGTCACTGCACTTGTCGTTGGTCCCATAAATGTAGTCGTACATTGGCATGAATAGAGAATAGTTCGTCCGGAATTGTGTGTGGTGGAGCGAGTGAAATCTGCAATCATCATATATgcttaatttcaaaattatttcaaTCTGTATTCCTAATAGTGGATGACATATGTTTTGTGTTTAGTGACCAAAATTTCCAAATTTTTAATCATAATTTATTTGTAAATTGTAAAAGTGAAATAATACTGTAACACACAAATGTAAATGTGTCTGAGGTAATGGTGAAATACTATTCTAGTGGATTTTGAAGGACTTACGAAGGAGTGTAACAGAGGAACTTAAGAGGTgggaaaagagaaaagaaaaatcttGGAATGAGCTCGAAGTTGCAGTGGCCCAAATTGTTCATGAAATCTATATAAGTTATGTAGAGTGCAATGGAGACGATAGAGACCGTGCCGCATAGAAAAGTCGTCACAAGAGGTATCACCAAGATTAGGGAATAGGCAATGTGCTCCGCAAACGGATGTACCACCGCTGCAATCAAAATCATACATTATGATATCATATACACATGTCAGtgtatcaaatttttttttaagatgagAGATGTTATTTTCTTAAGAAGCATCATTTTTTCCAAACTACCACattaaacagttttttttatttaaaaaagatgAAATTCATGCATTTTGTTgaaaatcaacaaaaattataaacGATTTTGCTATcactttattttgtaataagCATCCAGCTTTTGGCTATAGTGCATACTGCATATACCTTTCAGATGTGTTGTTTTGAATTATCggttgaaaataatttttaaaaaacattttagcctccaatacaattaaatataaaatattataacatgTATAATCCAAAAGTTGACTAGTTTCCTTATGAGTATAATAGAAATTTAAacatgtgtttaaaaaaaactgtaaaactCTTACATTTAAACGGGTAATGCTTTCGACAGTCTTTTAAACATTTTGTGAGGATTGAGGAAGTATGTATAAGTTATGTGTACGTACACGTGATCGGCTCGGTGACGATGGAGGAGTGGTGATGTGAATGGTAGCGAGAGTACAGGAAGTGGTGGTGAAGGGCTCGGTGAAACCAGTAGTAGATGAACTCAACCGGACCCGCATGGAGGAGAGCGACTAGAACCAGACCATCGAGTCGCCAAAAGGGAAGGGAATCAGTTCTTATCATGTACACTTTCGCTAAGTAAGCAATGAGAGTGTTGAAGATGATCTGATCGTCCCAGGTTCGTTCTCGGTCGACTTGGTCAAACTCTATGGACTTGTCCACGATCCGTTTCGTTCCTTTCGCAGTTCGGTAACGCGAAAAGCTTATCCATACCTGGCTATGAACAATCCTCCACACCATTAGCGCCACTACCAGAAGTTTCTCGTGATCTCGCATTGTCGCGTATGAGTAGATGCTGTCGATAACCAGCGGTGCCAATACCAAGTACTGCGATATTTATCCATATGTTATACAAAATAAACCTTAAAACGACCTAtaaatccatatatatatatatatatatatatattcatataaagatgttataaatattttttttagcaaaaaaagatGTTATACAGAAATTTGGAGCAATGAAATATACCTTAAAGCTTCCAAGAGGTGTCCATGGCCAGTCTGTGAGAAGACCTGGTCTCGATGCCATTCTTTCTCCGTATAATGATCAATGATGATGACGGTAGGAAAATTGAGTTGAGTATAAAGAACAAGAGATAttatttatagagatttttgaacaaaaaaaattatagagatTAAGTGGCtggattattttattttattttatttttatgtgtataaatatattaataactcCACTTGTTACTGGTTATAAGGTAGTTAACAAAGTGGTTAAAAATGTGTTAAATGAGAATTGATGTAAATtattgtcttttctttttgtcaccAACAGCTTCCCATCAACCACTTCATATTCTTCACATCGATCGTTTTGATTCCTTCAGTCATGATCTTCACCACTGCTTTGCGTTCCGTGGATCGACAGCTCTACTCCTCTCGACCACTAATGCTTGgttaaacattttatttcaaTATGGTTGGTTGATGAAGATCCAATAAACTCATCAACACATAGAAATTTTAATACACTTTTGTGATATCCTTTGTGAAGGCATCTACTAATTAACAGTTTTTACATAAGAGGGAATAACgattctttgtttttgtttttttgctgAAAAATAACGATTCTTTGTTGAACTTTAATGTAATGTTAATCCATTTCTAcatgcttgtttttttttttatggaaaaCTGAGTTCGAGAGTTCGAGGTAATATGTATAGCTACTAGATTATCACAATGTAACATAATTGGCTTATAAGAGACAATTCCGAGTTATTTGAGTAAACTCTTCATCCATACCAACTCACCAGTAGTATTGGTCATTGTTCTATATTCAGTCTCAACGCTAGATCTTGAGACTACTTTCTAAGTCATCAGATTTCCTCCAAAAGGATATAATAACGATTGTAGACTTTCTATCAACAATATCACCACCTGTCAGTATCACAATAACCTACAATCTCTGTTTTGCATTTCAACCAATGCATATACCTTTCTCTGGGGCTCTTTTCAGATACTTCAGAATTCTTTCAACTATCTTCCAGTAATGTATAGTAAGCATTTGCACATGTTGGTTAACTTGATTGCAGGGGTACTAATGAtaaagtagtagtagtagtacgTAGAACAGTAAATGGCTATGTAGTGAATTATGGACTAACCTCGCCTAGAGGTCATAATTCATAGACGTTATCACATTCACATGCGAGGCACATGCGACAGTTCCTTTTTCTGAAAGTCTTACTTTTTTTCTAAACCTAAATACGCTTAACAGGTAAGGGAGCTTGTTGATTGGTGAGAGGTTACGAGGCTTCATTAAATGTCCTTGGATCTGCACTCTTCCCCAATACTAAGCTATTGATTTGACTACACAAAATTGACATTGTATTTTATTTGAGAATTTCCTCGCCGTTGTTTGTTTCGTTGTCTTTcgttaaaataagaatttcaaACAGCATGAACTGCCGATGTTATATGTACGGATGGCAATTGGGTTGTTTATGTCTAAACGAGCTTGTCTAAATGGATAATCGATTTTTGAATATTATTGGTTAAAACTCAAATTGTACTAAATCTAAATTCTACCAAACTCATTTTGGATTATGTCAATTAGACTGTCTGCGGAGTCTAAATAAAAACCATTCtttacatatattattattatatatatatatatatatatatatatattatgtgagaaaatttaattttacagttttgacgggaaaacttGATGTTGCGGTtatggtgaaaaacatgattttatgATATTGGAGGGAAAACATAATTTCGGCTTTGTCCAGAAAATgtgattttgtggttttggcggaaaacgtGATTTTATGGTTTTAACTCAAAAAcgtgattttacggttttgtcggaaaaacatgattttgttgttttggtgGGACAacataattttatgattttggtggaaaaacatgattttgcggttttggcgggaaaatatgattttacggttttagcggaaaaaacgtaattttgtggttttgggGAAAACATCATCTTACGGTTTTGacacaaaaacataattttatggTTTTTCCATGCAAACGTGATTTCGCGGTTTTTGCGAGAAAATATGATTTCACGATTTTAGCCGGAAAATATGATTTTGCAACTTTGGCcggaaaacttgtttttttttttgtgattttgtttttctatttttttcttaatttataaaatcCTAAATTTTTAGGTTTATTGGACGCACATGTCTAAAAGGTTTTGGTCCATAAATTTTTGGTTAAATTTGGTTTTAGCCTATTTGGACTACGATTGTCCAAATCGTTTGGATCTGACTATATCAAGACCATTTTAATTTGGACGGGGTTAACCTATGGTCGTCAGACCCAGTTGAAGTCTCTAGTTATATGTAAAGAGTCTAGTACCCATGTCTGGAAATGGTTTCTTGTTAAAAATTGAAGGAGCTAATTTTCCATAGAAATTGGGGCCTTCGTTTTATATCTTCGTTTTATAGGAGTCCGGTGTTTTGTGTACACCAATTCTGAGATATTAGTTAATACGCTGtacaaatatataagatattcaCAAACTTATCTACTGTGATATTATAACCAATAATTGACTAGATTTTAAcgaaaactaataaaaaatacaccatattattttattaactaaaCATTCTTTTGTCTGCATTATATTTAACATTCgactaaatttaaaaaaaaaacatataatattatattataagtGATCGTAGCAAAATAGGGCatataaaaagtaaaacaattctaaaataaaaaataaaaataaaaaacaaaaacatatgttTGCCCCAGATTTTCGTTGTCcaaataataaatttagttttaaataatacTAGAGTGAATTTACTTAGTAAGCTTATTGacataaaatagaaaacatagcTATTGTGATATTGTAACCAATAATTGCTAGGTTTtggacaaaaaaatacaaaaaaaccatattgatatatcatattatattattaaccaTTCATTCTTCGGTTTGCATATGATTTAACATttgacatattttaaaaaataatattatttaaatataaattttttgactttttaaaactaatttagtGACTTTCTAATTGTAACAGTTACTGATAGTATATTATCACCTTTAATAAAAATGGCTTTATAATGGTAAAATAGcacacataaaaataaaatacaaacatttttCATGAAAAATAATTATCAACAATCCTGCGCGTAGCACAGAAACGCCCCTAGCTAGTAGTATATAAACAACTGTTTAGAATTTGAAATATACCTCACAATAATGGATGTTTTGGGCAGAGTTGGGATGATCAGTTAATCATAGACATTCCGTTTGGAAATTGGTAGTTGCCATCATATATTCTTCTTTTCTTATTACATCTCTCACCTTCTGCATGTAACTTAACTTATTAAAGTCGTTTCTCAACAATCTGTATTGTATAAAGTTATTGCCTGATGATGATATAACAGCAACACTATAGAGGAAACCATGTTGTAGGTCGTTACGGGGCTTCGAAAAATATGCTGATTCGACCGGTAAAAATActatatgtaaaaaaaagaaatagatatatatatctaaattcaaataaaaaagaagGTCACTCCACTCTATTTCGACAAAAGACCCATTCCCAACCAAGTTCCATAGGTCATATATTGTATAATTAGGTAAGTCTTAAGACCCTATGTACAGTTTTGAATAATACTAGATGTATATTTTTACTCATATGAcaggaaaataattaattttgtgaATACAATTTAGCAAGCCTTCTTTTGATAGCATTTTTTGCCTACTAATGTAAGATGAAGATTCATTTCAACATACAAATCAgaattataagttttttttttgtcggtgAATAATTCATTCAAAGTTTAAGCCAAACGGCTAGGGCCACAACCAAAGTAGAGTTTAAACTCAAAATAAAACAACACCATCAGTAGATGTATTAAAAATAGCAAAACCCTCACGAGAAGGCAAAGAATAAAACCCTTGACGCTCCGATGAACAGAAAGTCTTCAGGGAGAGAGTccagtaactttttttttttttttgaaacactagaGTCCAGTAACTTAGCTTTTATTGTCCAGCTTGGGATCTTATCGTAGTAGATAGCCAACTAGGGCCACCTCTAGCTATATAAGATTGATAAAGACGATCTCTGGTAACACTTACAGCAATGTCTTCCGCAATACCATTGACATTAAAAGGTACCAGTACCACTTGGCATTGGTCAAAGCTATGCATCAATCGAAAAAGTTTTGAAATCTCAAGAGATAGGTTAGGATACCGCCTAGGAGATGAGATAGCATCCCATATCACCCGAGAAGAAGTTTCAATAATCACTCTCTTAACCTTGAGATCATGAAGTGCTTCCAAAGACCACTTGAATGTAGATAAACCTGCCTCCACCTCTGAGTAAATAGGAACAAACGCTCTTCTACTATGGAACTCATGTATACCATAAGAGTCTCTAACAATCCAATAAGATCCATGATTTTGGTTTGGATCAATCCAAGAGGAGGCTATATTGCACTTCAAATAGCCTGCGGGGGGTTTCTGCCAATGATGTGGGGAGGAATGATGAGGGAGTCTGACGGTTGGAGTTGCAGATTAATCCACGTACTAGCCTCCTCGGTTGCTCTAACGAAGACAGAAGAACCATTAGATTGAAATCTTTCATAACAGAA
This window encodes:
- the LOC103865625 gene encoding protein CER1-like 2 isoform X2 gives rise to the protein MASRPGLLTDWPWTPLGSFKYLVLAPLVIDSIYSYATMRDHEKLLVVALMVWRIVHSQVWISFSRYRTAKGTKRIVDKSIEFDQVDRERTWDDQIIFNTLIAYLAKVYMIRTDSLPFWRLDGLVLVALLHAGPVEFIYYWFHRALHHHFLYSRYHSHHHSSIVTEPITSVVHPFAEHIAYSLILVIPLVTTFLCGTVSIVSIALYITYIDFMNNLGHCNFELIPRFFFSLFPPLKFLCYTPSFHSLHHTQFRTNYSLFMPMYDYIYGTNDKCSDSLYETSLEQEEEKPDAIYLTHLTSLDSIYHLRLGSASLSSHPLSSRCYLLLMRPCTLMLSFILTFLSFRSFAFERNRFRDLTLHSHLVPKFSSHYKSLKQKKSINKTIETAILEAEKKGVRVMSLGLLNQEEELNGYGEMYARKHPKLKIRIVDGSSLAAQVVVHSIPVGTREVLFRGQITKVARAIVTSLCLNGIKVMVLREEEHCMLARFLSGHCKENLVLTTNYSPMIWLVGDGISKEEQKMAAKGTRFLPFSQFPPTQLRKDCFYHTTPAMIIPDSAQNIDSCENWLGRRMMSAWRVGGIVHALEGWEEHECGLDVPMVSPHGVWEAALRHGFQPLVLPSLETNNSL
- the LOC103865625 gene encoding protein CER1-like 2 isoform X3; its protein translation is MASRPGLLTDWPWTPLGSFKYLVLAPLVIDSIYSYATMRDHEKLLVVALMVWRIVHSQVWISFSRYRTAKGTKRIVDKSIEFDQVDRERTWDDQIIFNTLIAYLAKVYMIRTDSLPFWRLDGLVLVALLHAGPVEFIYYWFHRALHHHFLYSRYHSHHHSSIVTEPITSVVHPFAEHIAYSLILVIPLVTTFLCGTVSIVSIALYITYIDFMNNLGHCNFELIPRFFFSLFPPLKFLCYTPSFHSLHHTQFRTNYSLFMPMYDYIYGTNDKCSDSLYETSLEQEEEKPDAIYLTHLTSLDSIYHLRLGSASLSSHPLSSRCYLLLMRPCTLMLSFILTFLSFRSFAFERNRFRDLTLHSHLVPKFSSHYKSLKQKKSINKTIETAILEAEKKGVRVMSLGLLNQEEELNGYGEMYARKHPKLKIRIVDGSSLAAQVVVHSIPVGTREVLFRGQITKVARAIVTSLCLNGIKIWLVGDGISKEEQKMAAKGTRFLPFSQFPPTQLRKDCFYHTTPAMIIPDSAQNIDSCENWLGRRMMSAWRVGGIVHALEGWEEHECGLDVPMVSPHGVWEAALRHGFQPLVLPSLETNNSL
- the LOC103865625 gene encoding protein CER1-like 2 isoform X1, which codes for MASRPGLLTDWPWTPLGSFKYLVLAPLVIDSIYSYATMRDHEKLLVVALMVWRIVHSQVWISFSRYRTAKGTKRIVDKSIEFDQVDRERTWDDQIIFNTLIAYLAKVYMIRTDSLPFWRLDGLVLVALLHAGPVEFIYYWFHRALHHHFLYSRYHSHHHSSIVTEPITSVVHPFAEHIAYSLILVIPLVTTFLCGTVSIVSIALYITYIDFMNNLGHCNFELIPRFFFSLFPPLKFLCYTPSFHSLHHTQFRTNYSLFMPMYDYIYGTNDKCSDSLYETSLEQEEEKPDAIYLTHLTSLDSIYHLRLGSASLSSHPLSSRCYLLLMRPCTLMLSFILTFLSFRSFAFERNRFRDLTLHSHLVPKFSSHYKSLKQKKSINKTIETAILEAEKKGVRVMSLGLLNQEEELNGYGEMYARKHPKLKIRIVDGSSLAAQVVVHSIPVGTREVLFRGQITKVARAIVTSLCLNGIKVMVLREEEHCMLARFLSGHCKENLVLTTNYSPMVFIWLVGDGISKEEQKMAAKGTRFLPFSQFPPTQLRKDCFYHTTPAMIIPDSAQNIDSCENWLGRRMMSAWRVGGIVHALEGWEEHECGLDVPMVSPHGVWEAALRHGFQPLVLPSLETNNSL